From the Octopus sinensis unplaced genomic scaffold, ASM634580v1 Contig10850, whole genome shotgun sequence genome, the window CAGTTCATCATACGCTCAGAGAAATTACAGCTTTCCATGTCAAAATAAGGACAATTTATTGATATAAGTTTTGCCAACAACATGTTATCAATCTATAATTTGAATAATACTTTAAAACCTGTGTTTTTTcatctttaaaataatttccatataaAAAGCAGCCTCGTTTCGATACGTGACCATGAAAGTCTATGTAGAAAGCTATTCCACTTTCATTAGACGAAATAGTTAATAGCTCGGGATGATTTAGATCGTCACTCGATTGAAGAAATTCGTCCATTTCATTATCATCTTGATATTGTGGAAAAACTTTGTTTAATAATTTTGAAACACTTAATTTTGATAAAGATGAATTTGCAATGTGATGATATATCGCAAGACTTTTTACAGAGTAAATTGATGGATGAATGAGAGGGTCGGGATTATTGTAAACTCTGTTCAAATTTGACCCCAAGCAATCCATTCTATAATTTCCAACTAAAATTCCATCGGGATTAAGCATTGGCACAATTTTAAACACAAACTCCTTGCGTAGTCTGGCAGCATTTTTATCGTTTGATAACAAAAATCGTACAAGACCTAAGAGAACAAGGCTCCCCGGGGTTTCTCCGGGATGCACCCGGGCACTTAGAAGAATCACTTTTTTATTGAAAGCTGCGCATCGGGGAATTTTATTATCAAAAATTCTGCAAttgaatcttttttctttttcttttttgaaaccaTTTTGTCCACTTATTGTAATTAAGTCAACATTATTCCCTCCAAGTGAATAACAGAGAACTTCTCTGTGAAAGTAAATAGATGGATGTTTTGAGTATAATTCTTGTAATCGAGCAAAAAATGTTTGGTCATCTTCGTAGGTCCATGGATATGTAAATGCAAATTCAGTTGAAGAACTAAACTCTTCGGGAAatgtataagtaaaatataaCGAAAATCCTTCTTTGCTCggctaaaaatgaaatataataaatatagatttatactTCAAAATCTACATTTGATTGAATTCTTTCCCACGTAGATTTGCATGGTAGATTACGCACCATCGGTACATGACCAagctgaaataattttttttgattttgcatATTCATAATTTTAAGAGAAATTTTCTGCAGTGGCTGATAACaacttacagaaaaataaaaccaggttcttttttaatcttttaaagcTAAATATAcctattatttgtttcaaatgGAGTCCCTTCACAGTCTTTGTTGAGCCACAATGCAAAATAATGAGTTTGATTATTCAAACTATCGTCTTCCGTATGATTTAGGAACTCGACTTTCTTCAAGTTCCCAGATTgtatttttgaagaaaatttcaagCCTTCGCAAATAGTTTCCATGATCTATTAACAGAATGAATTTTCATAGcaacaaattatttaaataaaatgttaaacatttat encodes:
- the LOC115228654 gene encoding cytosolic carboxypeptidase-like protein 5, which produces MNMQNQKKLFQLGHVPMVRNLPCKSTWERIQSNVDFEPSKEGFSLYFTYTFPEEFSSSTEFAFTYPWTYEDDQTFFARLQELYSKHPSIYFHREVLCYSLGGNNVDLITISGQNGFKKEKEKRFNCRIFDNKIPRCAAFNKKVILLSARVHPGETPGSLVLLGLVRFLLSNDKNAARLRKEFVFKIVPMLNPDGILVGNYRMDCLGSNLNRVYNNPDPLIHPSIYSVKSLAIYHHIANSSLSKLSVSKLLNKVFPQYQDDNEMDEFLQSSDDLNHPELLTISSNESGIAFYIDFHGHVSKRGCFLYGNYFKDEKTQVLKYYSNYRLITCCWQNLYQ